In Sphingomonas panacisoli, one genomic interval encodes:
- a CDS encoding TauD/TfdA dioxygenase family protein: MHIQPIADQCGAEASGIDLKTLDQSGIDALKTAVAERGVLFVRDQELTPEDHIAFARRWGDIDINNYFPANGGHPEIAEVRKAEAQTTNIGGGWHTDHSYDQVPAMGSILLARETPPTGGDTLFASLGAAYDSLSDGLKGTLATLRAVHSADHIYGADGVYAKTDQGADLKGHDVHANAVHPAVIRHPVTGRKILYVNPAFTLHFEGWTREESMPLLAYLYSVAMRPEFQCRLQWAPGSLAVWDNRSTWHCAMNDYHGHRRLMHRITISGVPLN; the protein is encoded by the coding sequence ATGCATATTCAGCCGATCGCCGATCAGTGCGGCGCCGAAGCCAGTGGGATCGATCTCAAGACGCTCGACCAGTCCGGGATCGACGCGCTGAAGACCGCCGTCGCCGAGCGCGGCGTGTTGTTCGTCCGCGACCAGGAACTGACGCCCGAGGATCACATCGCCTTCGCGCGGCGCTGGGGCGACATCGACATCAACAACTACTTCCCGGCGAACGGCGGCCACCCGGAGATCGCCGAAGTCCGCAAGGCCGAGGCGCAGACGACCAATATCGGCGGCGGCTGGCATACCGATCACAGCTATGACCAGGTGCCCGCGATGGGATCGATCCTGCTCGCGCGCGAGACCCCGCCGACCGGCGGCGACACGTTGTTCGCGAGCCTTGGGGCGGCGTACGATTCGCTGTCCGACGGGCTCAAGGGGACGCTGGCGACCTTGCGCGCTGTCCACTCCGCCGATCACATCTACGGGGCGGACGGCGTCTACGCGAAGACCGACCAAGGCGCCGACCTGAAGGGCCACGACGTCCACGCCAATGCGGTTCACCCAGCAGTGATCCGTCACCCGGTGACGGGCCGCAAGATCCTGTACGTCAACCCGGCTTTCACGCTGCACTTCGAAGGCTGGACGCGCGAGGAAAGCATGCCGCTGCTCGCCTACCTCTATTCGGTCGCGATGCGCCCCGAATTTCAATGCCGCCTGCAATGGGCGCCGGGATCGCTCGCGGTGTGGGACAATCGATCGACCTGGCATTGCGCGATGAACGACTATCATGGGCATCGCCGGCTGATGCACCGGATCACGATTTCGGGGGTGCCATTGAACTAG
- a CDS encoding NADPH:quinone oxidoreductase family protein produces the protein MKALVVSSLAPDFAGCALADVSDPMRRPGQVLVRVRAASLNFPDLLMTEGKYQLKPDLPFVPGMEVAGEVVEADADSGFSEGVAVVAGTRLGGFAELVTVDARSVRAKPANLDFAHAASVGAAYNTAYVSLVRLADVQPGEWVVVHGATGGVGLAAVDLAKALGARVIATSRSAEKLAVIADEYATDATLTAPGFREAVKELTGGGADVIYDPVGGDVFDESTRCIAFGGRLLVVGFTSGRIATVATNIPLIKGFSVIGVRAGEYGRRFPDKGRENQDAIWTLASAGKIHPRVDARYPLADWRTAFEAMRDSRMVGKIVIEP, from the coding sequence GTGAAAGCGCTCGTCGTCTCGTCGCTGGCGCCCGACTTCGCCGGCTGCGCGCTGGCGGACGTCTCCGATCCGATGCGGCGACCCGGCCAAGTGTTGGTCCGCGTGCGCGCGGCGTCGCTCAACTTTCCCGACCTGCTGATGACCGAGGGCAAGTATCAGCTCAAACCCGATCTGCCGTTCGTGCCGGGCATGGAAGTGGCGGGCGAGGTGGTGGAAGCCGACGCCGATAGCGGTTTCTCAGAAGGGGTCGCAGTGGTCGCGGGTACGCGGCTCGGCGGGTTCGCCGAATTGGTCACGGTCGATGCCCGGAGCGTCCGCGCCAAGCCCGCGAACCTCGACTTCGCGCACGCGGCGAGCGTCGGTGCGGCGTATAACACCGCCTATGTGTCGCTGGTCCGGTTGGCTGATGTGCAGCCGGGCGAGTGGGTCGTGGTCCATGGCGCCACCGGCGGCGTGGGGCTGGCCGCGGTCGATCTCGCCAAGGCGCTCGGTGCACGCGTGATCGCGACGTCGCGGTCCGCGGAGAAGCTTGCAGTCATAGCCGACGAATACGCCACCGACGCAACGCTGACGGCGCCCGGTTTTCGCGAGGCCGTCAAGGAACTGACCGGCGGCGGCGCGGACGTGATCTACGACCCGGTCGGCGGCGACGTATTCGACGAAAGCACGCGCTGCATCGCATTCGGCGGGCGGCTGCTGGTGGTCGGCTTCACCTCGGGTCGGATCGCGACCGTCGCGACCAACATTCCGCTGATCAAGGGATTCTCGGTCATCGGCGTCCGCGCCGGCGAATATGGCCGGCGGTTTCCCGACAAGGGTCGCGAGAACCAGGATGCAATCTGGACACTGGCGTCGGCGGGCAAGATCCACCCGCGCGTCGATGCCCGCTATCCGCTGGCCGACTGGCGCACCGCGTTCGAAGCGATGCGCGACAGCCGCATGGTCGGCAAGATCGTGATCGAGCCTTAA
- a CDS encoding Crp/Fnr family transcriptional regulator: MRNECYDRSNCAMDVMAALKRGRWFGGLDPALADALVAAGRVRALDEGQWIYSEGDEEPGLCLVVDGVLRLEVSAGRDRGVLLGLIGAGQAIGQSRRFGGGRRIVTASAQRAGHVLLVPDIALPRIAEQAPGAWAAVIALLYDQLDAAVHAAALNLCLTPRQRIAARLAQLADHEGVVAATQADVAEMCGLSRKSASGHILALAEREWVVPLYRSVLVTNIAALRSFAGL, translated from the coding sequence TTGCGGAACGAATGCTACGATCGTAGCAATTGCGCGATGGACGTGATGGCGGCCTTGAAGCGTGGTCGATGGTTCGGCGGGCTCGATCCGGCGCTGGCCGACGCGCTGGTCGCGGCGGGGCGGGTGCGCGCGCTCGACGAGGGGCAGTGGATTTATAGCGAGGGCGACGAGGAACCCGGCCTGTGCCTGGTGGTCGACGGCGTGCTGCGGCTGGAGGTCAGCGCGGGCAGGGATCGCGGCGTGTTGCTCGGCCTGATCGGCGCAGGGCAGGCGATCGGTCAGTCGCGACGGTTCGGCGGTGGGCGGCGGATCGTCACCGCGTCGGCGCAGCGCGCGGGCCATGTGCTGCTCGTTCCCGACATCGCGCTGCCGCGGATCGCCGAACAGGCGCCGGGCGCATGGGCGGCGGTGATCGCGTTGCTATACGATCAGTTGGACGCGGCAGTGCATGCGGCGGCGCTCAACCTGTGCCTGACCCCGCGCCAGCGCATCGCGGCGCGACTGGCGCAGCTCGCCGACCATGAAGGCGTGGTCGCCGCCACCCAGGCCGACGTCGCCGAAATGTGCGGGCTCAGCCGCAAGTCGGCGAGCGGGCATATCCTGGCGCTGGCTGAAAGGGAGTGGGTCGTACCGCTGTACCGGTCGGTGCTGGTCACCAACATCGCGGCACTGCGCTCGTTCGCGGGCCTTTAA
- a CDS encoding N-acyl-D-amino-acid deacylase family protein: MARQLTRRQMVGGTVAAGALARWSPGLAQQSAPMTLFKEVMLVDGTGAPSRLANVLVSGDRIADVTEPTGRRIAAGAARTVAGEGRVLAPGFIDMHSHGDPLEDSYESFLAMGVTTITLGQDGDGPRIGKDLDPRSWMAAVDRAAIDLNVALLASHGTLRRAAGVPDSVRRPDADGLARMAAQLESELRAGAFGLSYGLEYVPGIYSSAPELANLGRVVARHSGVVMSHMRSENDDEIEASIDELVSTSLPARPHISHLKVVFGKGAGRAQQLIDFLETKRRQGVDLTADEYPYEAGYTGIAILFPQWALPPTDYAGVIASRRQELRDYLIARMTRRGGPEALLIGTPPYAGKTLAQAAQETGLHYADLLIKLGPDGGSGAHFTMNKVLQDALLRYKQVAFSTDGGPGMRHPRATGTYAKLVEEYVVRDKVLTVEEMVRKATGFPAAILRLPDRGVIRKGAKADLVLFDPAKVKARSTYVDPFAMATGFDLVMVNGRPAFEDGKRVGKAGRLLRAV; encoded by the coding sequence ATGGCCCGGCAATTGACACGGCGACAGATGGTCGGCGGCACCGTGGCGGCGGGGGCGCTGGCGAGATGGTCGCCGGGCCTCGCCCAGCAATCCGCGCCGATGACCCTATTCAAGGAAGTGATGCTGGTCGATGGCACCGGAGCACCGAGCCGGCTCGCCAACGTCCTCGTGTCGGGCGATCGCATTGCCGATGTCACGGAGCCGACCGGGCGCCGGATTGCGGCGGGCGCGGCGCGCACCGTCGCCGGCGAAGGTCGCGTGCTCGCACCGGGCTTTATCGACATGCACAGCCATGGCGATCCGCTGGAGGATTCGTACGAGAGCTTCCTTGCGATGGGCGTGACCACGATCACGCTCGGCCAGGACGGTGACGGGCCGCGGATCGGCAAGGACCTCGACCCGAGGAGCTGGATGGCGGCGGTCGACCGCGCCGCGATCGATCTTAACGTCGCGCTGCTCGCCAGCCACGGCACGCTGCGCCGCGCCGCGGGCGTACCCGACTCTGTCCGCAGGCCCGACGCCGACGGACTCGCGCGGATGGCGGCGCAGCTCGAGTCCGAACTGCGCGCGGGTGCGTTCGGCCTGTCCTACGGCCTCGAATATGTTCCCGGCATCTATTCCTCCGCGCCCGAGCTCGCCAATCTCGGCCGTGTCGTCGCGCGTCACAGCGGCGTCGTCATGAGCCATATGCGGTCGGAGAATGACGACGAGATCGAGGCGTCGATCGACGAGCTGGTATCCACTTCGCTCCCCGCCCGCCCGCACATCTCGCACCTCAAGGTCGTGTTCGGCAAAGGCGCGGGGCGCGCGCAGCAACTGATCGATTTCCTCGAGACGAAGCGGCGCCAGGGAGTCGATTTGACCGCCGACGAATATCCCTACGAGGCTGGCTATACCGGTATTGCGATCCTGTTTCCGCAATGGGCGTTGCCGCCGACCGACTATGCCGGCGTGATCGCCTCACGCCGCCAGGAATTGCGTGACTATCTGATCGCGCGGATGACGCGGCGCGGCGGACCCGAAGCACTGCTGATCGGCACGCCGCCATACGCCGGCAAAACATTGGCGCAGGCAGCGCAGGAAACGGGGCTGCATTATGCCGACTTGCTGATCAAGCTTGGCCCCGACGGTGGATCGGGAGCGCACTTCACGATGAACAAGGTGCTGCAGGACGCTTTGCTGCGCTACAAACAGGTGGCGTTTTCAACCGATGGCGGCCCCGGCATGCGCCATCCGCGCGCGACCGGTACCTACGCCAAACTGGTCGAGGAATATGTCGTGCGCGACAAGGTGTTGACGGTCGAGGAGATGGTGCGCAAGGCAACCGGTTTCCCCGCTGCGATCCTACGCCTGCCCGACCGAGGCGTGATCCGGAAAGGTGCGAAGGCGGACCTCGTGCTGTTC